GATGGGCGGGCTGCTGGGCGAAGGGGAGCTAAAAGTAAATTTTAGAAAGTATTCTTATAATAAAACCTCAAAACTAATTTTCAAAAGTTCACAGGATGGAGGTTTAACAAAATTGAGAAAAAAGCTTACTTTAACAGCATTATTTCTATTTTCTTTTATTTCACTTTTTTCCTACGATCTTTTTTTTTCTGGCGGTGAGTTGGTACACTTTATAAATCAAAAACTAAATATAAGTACTTCCGTAAAAGTAGTATCTTTTAGTATGGATGATACAATTTCTAAAAATATATCAGCTATAAACCATCAAATATTTTTAGAAAAAGATGGCGGATACTCTGGAGATTTAAATTTAAACATCAAATACGATAAAAGCCTTGACGGTTACCTACATCAAAAGTATATGATCTTCGATGACAAAGCGGTATTATTTGGAACGGGGAATTTCACTAGAAGCGGTTTATTATCAGACTTGAACATCTTTATTTACACCGAAGACGAAAAGATTGTAAAAGTTTTTCTTGACGAATATGAGAACTTTCAAAGTGGTTTATTTGGAGATTCCAAAAAAGTAATCAATGAGCGTCTAAATGCCGCCGAATTTGGGAAAGTAAAAATAGTAACCGGACCATCAAAAGAGGTCCTTAACTCAGTTTTAAAAGAGATTAAGAGATCCAAAGTTTCTATAAAGGTTTTCTCGTATTCTTTCACAGATCCCTACTTCGTTCATATATTAGAAAAGGCTTCTTCGAATAACGTAAAGGTTGAAATACTATCCGATGATTGGAATAAAACCTACAGTTCACCATTAAAGTATATGGTAGACATAAAGATAAAATATAGGAATGATATTCATGCAAAATGTATAACAATCGATGATGATACGGTTATTATAGGAAGCTACAATCTTACGTATAGGGCAAGAGAGAAAAACGACGAAATGGTTGTAATAATTAAAAACAAAGGGTTAGCTAACGATATAAATAGAAAATTTGATTTATTATGGCAAGAATGGTAAAATATATTGGTGTGTCTTTTCTTCAATACCTAAAAAGGAGGCCTGTGCTTTTAGATAATAAACTGAAAGCACAAATCAAATATGAAAATAAGAATATCTTTGGCCCAAATGAACTCCACAGTTGGAGATTATCAGGGAAATGTAGAAAAGATAAAAGATTTCATTTCTAAAGCTAACGAAAAAGGTGCAGATCTAATACTCTTTCCAGAATTAACTCTAAATGGTTATCCCCCCGAAGACTTAATCTTAAAAACCCAATTTCTAAGGGATTCCTTGAGAAGTATTGAAGAAATTCAGGATTTTAGCAAATCAAAAGATATAGTAATAATTTTAGGTGCTGTTGATTGGGATGTTGAATCTTACAACACCGCTTTTGTTATTTACAAAGGGGAAATCTACGGTAATTATAAAAAGATGTTCTTACCAAATTACTCAGTTTTTGACGAAAAAAGGTATTTTACTGCCGGTAGAGTACCTTTTTTAATGGAAATTGAACGAATCAAAATAGGAATAACAATCTGTGAAGATCTATGGGTTCCCAATGGGCCAGCTGTTTCCTTGGCACAAAACGGTGCCAATTTGATTCTAAATCTTTCTTCATCTCCTTTTTATAAGGGAAGAAATAAAGTAAGGTTCGAAATGCTCAAAACTCGAGCATCAGAATTATCAAGCTGGATCGCTTATTGCAATAATGTGGGTGGGCAAGATGAGTTAGTTTTTGATGGTGGAAGTGTTGTTATTAACCCATACGGAGAAATAGAATTAAGTGCTCCTTCTTTTGAAGAAGGATTATATTTTATCGACATAGACCCCCTAGAACCCACTAGAGCCAATTTAAGGGAAGGAAAAAGGAAACATTACAATCAAAGTACATATTATGAAAGTGTAAATACCATAAAAATAGCAAAAAAGATCACCGAAAAAACCGCTATAAAAGCTGCCAAAGTTCACTCTTTTGACATATATGAGCAATTATATCTAGCCATAAAAACTGGGATAAAAGATTACGTTTGGAAAAATGGTTTCCAAAAAGTTGTTTTAGGCTTAAGTGGAGGAATAGATTCTTCGCTTGTAGCAGCTATTGCAGCCGATGCTATTGGTCCTGAAAATGTATTAGGATTGATAATGCCCTCTCAATACTCTTCTAAAGGCAGTATCGACGATTCGATAGAACTATCCAAAAATCTGAAAATTAATTACAAAATAATACCTATAAATGATCTATACGAAAAATACATTGAAAATTTAAAAGAAAGCTTTAAAAACACCGATGAAGACAAAACTGAAGAAAATATACAAGCAAGGATAAGGGGAAACTTAGTAATGGCATTTTCGAACAAATTTGGATATTTGGCCTTAGCTTGCGGTAACAAAAGCGAGGCAGCAACAGGATACGCTACCTTGTATGGAGATATGGCTGGAGGATTCTCTCCCATTAAAGACTTATACAAAACTGACCTATACAACGTTGCCAGAAAATACAATGAACTGCACGGAAAAGAAATTATTATAAGGTCTATATTAGAAAAGCCTCCTTCAGCAGAACTTCGACCAAATCAAAAAGATGAAGATACCTTACCCCCATACTCTTTACTAGATGAAATTTTATTCAAATATATAGACAGAGAAATGTCTTATGATGAATTACTCCAAGAAGGATACGATGAAGGGCTATTGAAAAATGTAATAAATATGGTCAATAAAAACGAGTACAAAAGAAGGCAATCTGCTCCAGGTATAAAACTAACTGAAAGAAGTTTTGGAAAAGACAGAAGGATGCCAATAACCAACAAATATATACCCTGGTAGTTTAGGAACCGCAGGTTCCTTCCATAAAAGGTGGAAACTAGGTAAAGCTGACTCCTTTTCCTTATGGGCGGGCTGCGGGGCGAAGGGGCGCAAATAAAGAATAAGCGCAGCTTACAAAAAAACGATGCTAACAATTAACTAAAAAATGCTCTACTTTTAAAAGGGTCACAGGGCGGAGCCCTTTTGCTGATTTGTGCAAAAAGCTTTTTGCTGATCTTTGCAAAATGGTTTGTTTGCAATGCTTTAGAAATGTTTTCCAAAATCTCATTTGCGAAGCTTTTGCTGTTTTATGCAAAAAGCTTTTTAATAATGCTTTAGAAGTAACATCCTCATTCTCATTTGCGAAGCAAATGCGTTCGGGGATCTTAAGGGGGAACCCCTTAATGGCCAAGGGTGGGGAGCGGGGGAAAGGGCGCTAAAAAAAGATTAAAACAGGAGAAAAAAAATTATGGAAGAAAAAGAAAAAGACCAATCCAACGACAGCCTAAAAAATTTACTAATTATAATCGGTACTATGGCAGTCATATATTTCGCAACTTTCATACTATGGAATTTGTATGTAGAAAACTTAGAAAGCCATTATTACTATCCATATGTAAAAATCAAAGAAACCGGGTATGAACGGATTAAAAAAATGCCGTTTACTCCAAAAGGCTACAATATAACTATTGAAAATAGTAATATTACCAACACTTACACAGTAAAAACGAAGTTTGGAACATTCAATATTCAAACATTCGATGATAGGTTTTTCTTTTTTGAGAACTCTGATATGATAGTGATCTCTTATCCTTCATACGATTTCAGAGGGCTCGAATATTCTGTAATCCTTAAAAATGGAAATATTTTTAAATTTGTCATAGTACCAAACGAAGAAATTGTGGATGATGTCTTCACCTTTGTTGAAAATCTTATAAAAATAAGAATCTTACAAGTTCCAGAATTAGCAAATTATGATTATATCAAAGAAAGTGAGGACAGTTACACCATTGAAAGTAACGATCAAGAATTTCATTTATCAAAAAAATTGATAAGCACGGTAGGTGAATCTCAAGATTACATTTATTTTATTTCGAAAAAGTATGGACTGTTCAATAAAATATACTACTTAGAAAAATCAACCAATAAATTTGGAGAACTAATAATGATATCGGAATATTAAGAATTTTAGAACAATAATTAGTTTCTGTAAAGATTAAAAATTTTTACGTATAAGATTTTAATTTTAAAGGGGCGTTACCTAATTTTTAAAGATTCTATCAAAAGCTAAATTGGGAGGGTAAAAAATGGATTTTATAAGTAAAATTACCGTCGTTCCAAAAATCCCGGAAAAGATATATGGGATAAAAGAACTCTCTGAAAACATGTGGTGGACTTGGAATTATAAAGCTCAACAATTATTTGAAAACATAGACAAAGAACTTTGGCATTCCACTCAAAGAAATCCTATAACCTTTTTGAAGCGCGTGGAACAAAAAAAGTTAAACAACGCTGCTGAAGATTTAAAATTCAATGAACTCTATCAAGAAGTCATGAAAGAATTCTCTGATTATATGAATGAAAGTAGCAACACATGGTTCAGAAAAACTCACAGTACTTTTAAAGAAGGAGAAATTGCATACTTTTGTATGGAATATGGCCTTCACGAGTCTTTCCCTATGTATTCAGGTGGACTAGGAGTATTGGCTGGTGATCATCTAAAAAGTGCAAGTGATTTAGGGATCCCCCTTATAGCAATAGGCTTACTATATCAAAAGGGTTATTTTATCCAGAAACTTAATTCAGAAGGTTGGCAAGAAAGTATATATTTAGATTATGATTTTTCGGATTTTCCAATAACTCCCGCTAAAGATAACAGCGGAGATGAAATATACGTTGATATAGACCTGTTAGGGAAAAAGCTCTTCGCCAAAGTTTGGCAGGTAAAGGTAGGAAGAGTGAACTTATATCTCCTTGATACCAACCTAATGCAAAATGAACCAGAAGACAGGGAAATAACCTCCACATTGTATGGTGGAGACATAGAAATGCGTATAAAACAAGAAATACTAATAGGAATTGGCGGAGTTAAAGCGGTAAGGAAATTAGGATACAACCCATCTGTTTGGCACATGAATGAAGGTCACGCTGCATTCTTGGGTCTTGAAAGAATACGTGAGCTAGTTCAAGAACACGGCTTAACTTTTGAGGAAGCTATTGAAGCGGTTCGGGCAGGAAATGTTTTTACCACTCACACTCCCGTACCTGCTGGAAACGATGTATTTTCTATTTCCTTAATTGATAAATATTTTGGAGATTTCTGGCCTAAACTAGGGGCTGCGAGGCAGGATTTTCTAAATTTAGGATTAGAAAAGCGACAAAGCTCAGAAGAATTATTTTCGATGACCATTTTAGCCCTAAAACTCTCTGGAAGATCAAATGGGGTTTCAAAGTTACATGGAGAAGTATCAAGGAAATTATGGAACCATGTTTGGCCAGGTATTGAATCCTTGGAAGTACCTATAAACTACGTTACCAATGGTGTTCATATAAACACCTGGTTAAATCCAAAATTGCAAGAATTTTTGAAAGAATACCTAGGAACAGACTGGATGTCAAAGATAGACGATCCTGAACTATGGGAAAAAATCGATAACATCCCAGACACAGAACTATGGAAAACACACCAACAACTAAAAAAAGAATTAATCGAATATATAAGAAATAGCATAAAAGCACAAAGAATGAGACATGGTGAAACAGTTGAGCAACTCGAAGAAGTAAACCAAATAGGAGATGAAAAAGCCTTAACTATAGGTTTTGCTAGAAGATTTGCGACCTATAAAAGAGCAGATTTGATATTCAGCGATGAAGAAAGGCTAAAAAAGATTTTGAACGATCCAGATAAACCAGTACAATTAATATTCGCAGGTAAAGCTCACCCAGCAGATAAACCAGGTCAAGAACTCATAAAAAAGCTATACGAATACTCACGAAAACCAGAATTTCAAAATAAGGTCATAATTCTTGAAAACTACGATATGGACATGGCAAGACACTTAGTCTCAGGGGTGGACATTTGGCTAAACAACCCCAGGCGTCCAAGAGAGGCATCAGGAACATCGGGAGAAAAAGCTGGAATGAACGGTGCTATAAACTTCTCTGTATTAGATGGCTGGTGGGTTGAAGGATACAACGGCAAAAACGGTTGGGCTATAGGAGATAACAGAGACTACGAAGACTTAAAATTACAAGACAAAATAGACAGTGTTTCAATATACAACCAATTGGAAAAGCAAATAGTACCCATGTACTATGAAAAAGAAGAAGATAACATTTCAAAAGAATGGATATCAAGGATGAAAGAATCTATTAAAAGCGTTACATCCTTCTTTAACACCTCAAGAATGCTCAAAGAATATACTCAAAAACTGTATATGCCTGCTCTTGAGCAGTACATACGTTTTTCAAATAATGACTTTAAGTTAGCGAAAGAATTTGCCGGTTGGGTTAAATTATTAAAAGAAAATTGGGATTCTATAAAGATACACGTTAAACTTGACCAGGATCTAACTGGAGTAAAAAATGCAGAAGAAGAAGTGGGAGTAAAAGCAGAAATATACTTACCAGGTATCGGCCCAGACTCAATCTTACCAGAAGTAGTATTCGCTAAGTTAAAAGACGGTAAGATTGTAAATATAAGGCGGTACGACATGAAACTCATTAAAGAAGTACAAAAAGACACATATCAATACTCAGTAAAATTCAAAATAGAAGACAGAGGCGAATATGGAATAAATGTAAGAGTAACACCTAACAATCCCCTTATGCCCCATAAAAACTACTTGATGGGCCTTGTAAAATATCCTCAATAAGATTATGTAAATTTTTTATCTACCCCCTTGATTTCAATATATTGTTAATGTTATGATATAAATATACAATATATAGACTCAAGGGGGTAATTTTAATGCAAGTTATAAATAAATGGATAGAAAAAGAACCATCTCAGAATGCAGTAACTATATTAAGAGACAGGTATTTCTTAAAAGATGGAGAAGGTAATTATTTAGAAAGCACATGGGACGAAGTTGCAAAAAGAATTGCAAGACATGTTGCTGCAGCTGAGGTAAACTATACCAATGATATAGAAGAAATAAAAAATGCAGAAGAGCATTTTTACCAACTAATAAAATCTCGAATTTTCTTACCAAACAGTCCAACCTTATTCAACGCGGGCAAAACAATGGACAGACAGTTATTCAAAAAAGATATAGAAGAAACAACATTAGAAGACTACAAAACGATTTTCGATTCAAGGACAAAGCATAACATGTTATCCGCTTGTTTTGTAATCCCTATGGATGACTCCATGAACGCAATATTTGATGCAGTAAAAAATGCTGCCCTAATAATGAAATATGGTGGAGGAGTAGGATACGACTTCTCTGTTTTACGCCCAAAAGGTTCTTCTATTGCAGGTACAGGAGGAAAATCCTCTGGACCAATTAGCTT
This region of Petrotoga olearia DSM 13574 genomic DNA includes:
- a CDS encoding NAD+ synthase, coding for MKIRISLAQMNSTVGDYQGNVEKIKDFISKANEKGADLILFPELTLNGYPPEDLILKTQFLRDSLRSIEEIQDFSKSKDIVIILGAVDWDVESYNTAFVIYKGEIYGNYKKMFLPNYSVFDEKRYFTAGRVPFLMEIERIKIGITICEDLWVPNGPAVSLAQNGANLILNLSSSPFYKGRNKVRFEMLKTRASELSSWIAYCNNVGGQDELVFDGGSVVINPYGEIELSAPSFEEGLYFIDIDPLEPTRANLREGKRKHYNQSTYYESVNTIKIAKKITEKTAIKAAKVHSFDIYEQLYLAIKTGIKDYVWKNGFQKVVLGLSGGIDSSLVAAIAADAIGPENVLGLIMPSQYSSKGSIDDSIELSKNLKINYKIIPINDLYEKYIENLKESFKNTDEDKTEENIQARIRGNLVMAFSNKFGYLALACGNKSEAATGYATLYGDMAGGFSPIKDLYKTDLYNVARKYNELHGKEIIIRSILEKPPSAELRPNQKDEDTLPPYSLLDEILFKYIDREMSYDELLQEGYDEGLLKNVINMVNKNEYKRRQSAPGIKLTERSFGKDRRMPITNKYIPW
- a CDS encoding phospholipase D-like domain-containing protein; amino-acid sequence: MRKKLTLTALFLFSFISLFSYDLFFSGGELVHFINQKLNISTSVKVVSFSMDDTISKNISAINHQIFLEKDGGYSGDLNLNIKYDKSLDGYLHQKYMIFDDKAVLFGTGNFTRSGLLSDLNIFIYTEDEKIVKVFLDEYENFQSGLFGDSKKVINERLNAAEFGKVKIVTGPSKEVLNSVLKEIKRSKVSIKVFSYSFTDPYFVHILEKASSNNVKVEILSDDWNKTYSSPLKYMVDIKIKYRNDIHAKCITIDDDTVIIGSYNLTYRAREKNDEMVVIIKNKGLANDINRKFDLLWQEW
- the glgP gene encoding alpha-glucan family phosphorylase, which produces MDFISKITVVPKIPEKIYGIKELSENMWWTWNYKAQQLFENIDKELWHSTQRNPITFLKRVEQKKLNNAAEDLKFNELYQEVMKEFSDYMNESSNTWFRKTHSTFKEGEIAYFCMEYGLHESFPMYSGGLGVLAGDHLKSASDLGIPLIAIGLLYQKGYFIQKLNSEGWQESIYLDYDFSDFPITPAKDNSGDEIYVDIDLLGKKLFAKVWQVKVGRVNLYLLDTNLMQNEPEDREITSTLYGGDIEMRIKQEILIGIGGVKAVRKLGYNPSVWHMNEGHAAFLGLERIRELVQEHGLTFEEAIEAVRAGNVFTTHTPVPAGNDVFSISLIDKYFGDFWPKLGAARQDFLNLGLEKRQSSEELFSMTILALKLSGRSNGVSKLHGEVSRKLWNHVWPGIESLEVPINYVTNGVHINTWLNPKLQEFLKEYLGTDWMSKIDDPELWEKIDNIPDTELWKTHQQLKKELIEYIRNSIKAQRMRHGETVEQLEEVNQIGDEKALTIGFARRFATYKRADLIFSDEERLKKILNDPDKPVQLIFAGKAHPADKPGQELIKKLYEYSRKPEFQNKVIILENYDMDMARHLVSGVDIWLNNPRRPREASGTSGEKAGMNGAINFSVLDGWWVEGYNGKNGWAIGDNRDYEDLKLQDKIDSVSIYNQLEKQIVPMYYEKEEDNISKEWISRMKESIKSVTSFFNTSRMLKEYTQKLYMPALEQYIRFSNNDFKLAKEFAGWVKLLKENWDSIKIHVKLDQDLTGVKNAEEEVGVKAEIYLPGIGPDSILPEVVFAKLKDGKIVNIRRYDMKLIKEVQKDTYQYSVKFKIEDRGEYGINVRVTPNNPLMPHKNYLMGLVKYPQ